A portion of the Punica granatum isolate Tunisia-2019 chromosome 7, ASM765513v2, whole genome shotgun sequence genome contains these proteins:
- the LOC116215463 gene encoding uncharacterized protein LOC116215463: MSDAGYYSSSKKCDDICDEICGQGSRAALSMSRVRCFLRGLELRTCVLFFVFIPIFIFGIYLHGQKISYFLRPLWESPPKPFHIIPHYYHENVSMETQCQLHGWKVREFPRRVFDAVLFNNEVDILTLRWNELYPYVSQFVLLESNSTFTGIPKRLLFAANRDKFKFVEPRLTYGTIGGRFKKGENPFVEEAYQRVALDQLLKIAGIEDDDLLIMSDVDEIPSAHTINLLRWCDDIPPILHLQLRNYLYSFEFYKDSKSWRASVHRYQTGNTLYAHYRQTDVLLADSGWHCSFCFRYISQFVFKMKAYSHCDRVRFSHYLDPKRIQDVICKGANLFDMLPEEYTFKEIIGKMGPIPHTYSAVHLPSYLLNHAEEYRFLLPGNCKRESG, encoded by the exons aTGTCTGATGCTGGGTATTATAGTAGTTCCAAGAAGTGTGATGATATCTGCGACGAAATCTGTGGCCag GGGAGTCGTGCTGCTCTGAGCATGTCTCGGGTCCGGTGCTTCCTTCGAGGCCTTGAACTGAGGACGTGTGTCCTCTTCTTCGTCTTCATCCCCATCTTCATCTTTGGCATCTACTTGCATGGGCAGAAGATCTCCTACTTCCTGAGACCGCTCTGGGAGTCCCCTCCGAAGCCCTTCCATATAATCCCTCACTACTACCATGAGAACGTTTCAATGGAGACCCAGTGCCAGCTCCACGGGTGGAAAGTTCGAGAGTTCCCAAGACGGGTCTTCGATGCCGTTTTGTTTAACAATGAGGTCGACATCCTCACCCTTCGGTGGAACGAGCTCTACCCCTATGTGTCCCAGTTTGTCCTCCTTGAGTCGAACTCGACCTTCACTGGTATCCCCAAGAGACTTCTCTTTGCAGCGAACAGGGACAAGTTCAAGTTCGTTGAGCCCCGTCTCACTTACGGGACGATTGGAGGGCGGTTCAAGAAGGGAGAGAACCCATTCGTGGAAGAGGCTTACCAAAGAGTCGCGTTAGATCAACTACTTAAAATTGCGGGCATTGAGGATGATGATTTGTTGATCATGTCTGATGTCGATGAGATCCCAAGTGCCCACACAATCAATCTCCTCCGATGGTGTGATGATATCCCTCCAATTCTCCACTTGCAGCTGAGGAATTATTTGTATTCCTTTGAGTTCTATAAAGATAGTAAGAGCTGGAGAGCCTCCGTACATCGATATCAGACAGGAAATACTCTATACGCACATTATAGACAAACCGATGTCTTGCTAGCTGATTCAGGCTGGCATTGTAGCTTCTGCTTTCGTTACATCAGCCAGTTCGTGTTTAAGATGAAGGCTTACAGCCACTGCGATCGGGTGCGGTTCTCCCATTACTTGGACCCGAAGAGGATTCAGGATGTGATCTGTAAAGGTGCTAATCTGTTTGATATGCTTCCGGAAGAGTACACATTTAAGGAGATTATCGGGAAGATGGGGCCCATCCCTCACACTTATTCGGCTGTACATCTCCCTTCTTACCTCTTAAATCATGCAGAAGAGTACAGGTTCTTGTTGCCTGGGAACtgcaagagagagagtggCTGA
- the LOC116214645 gene encoding serine/threonine-protein kinase STY13-like has translation MGSGNGFYTGGEFNMDTKWLIDPKSLFVGPKIGEGAHAKVYEGKYRNQNVAVKVIQRGETPEEIAKKEARFAREVAMLSRVQHKNLVKFIGACKQPVMVIVTELLLGGTLRKYLLNTQPRRLDMRVAVAFALDIARAMECLHSHGIIHRDLKPENLLLTADHKTVKLADFGLAREESLTEMMTAETGTYRWMAPELYSTVTLRRGEKKHYNNKVDAYSFAIVLWELVHNKLPFEGMSNLQAAYAAAFKNFRPSVENLPEDLALIVTSCWKEDPNDRPNFTQIIRMLLHYLSTISPPEPLIPPRIFPSGNTVFPPESPGTSALMPARDSSAETPSTQIMMDQQQPRGFFFCFHRCY, from the exons ATGGGATCAGGGAATGGGTTTTACACTGGGGGAGAGTTCAATATGGATACAAAGTGGCTGATTGATCCTAAGAGTCTCTTTGTTGGGCCCAAGATTGGAGAAGGAGCCCATGCTAAAGTTTATGAGGGCAA GTACAGGAATCAGAATGTTGCTGTCAAGGTTATTCAGAGGGGGGAGACCCCGGAGGAAATCGCCAAGAAAGAAGCAAGGTTCGCGAGGGAGGTTGCAATGTTGTCTAGAGTTCAACACAAGAATCTAGTTAAG TTTATCGGGGCCTGCAAACAACCAGTGATGGTGATAGTGACTGAACTCCTGCTGGGGGGAACCTTGCGTAAATATCTGCTCAACACACAGCCTCGGCGCCTAGACATGCGGGTGGCTGTTGCTTTCGCGCTTGATATTGCTCGTGCTATGGAGTGCTTGCACTCTCATGGGATCATTCACCGAGACCTGAAACCGG AGAACCTCCTCTTGACTGCGGACCATAAGACGGTGAAACTTGCCGATTTTGGGTTAGCAAGAGAAGAGTCTTTGACAGAAATGATGACTGCCGAAACGGGAACATATCGTTGGATGGCCCCAGAA CTCTACAGCACTGTGACGCTGAGGCGTGGGGAGAAGAAGCATTACAATAACAAGGTGGATGCTTACAGCTTCGCTATTGTGTTGTGGGAGCTCGTCCACAATAAGCTGCCCTTTGAAGGCATGTCGAATCTTCAGGCAGCTTATGCAGCTGCTTTTAAG AATTTCAGGCCGAGCGTCGAGAATCTTCCAGAGGATCTTGCATTGATCGTGACCTCTTGCTGGAAGGAGGACCCGAATGACCGGCCAAACTTCACCCAGATAATCCGCATGCTTCTCCACTACCTCTCAACCATCTCTCCTCCAGAGCCCCTGATTCCTCCCAGGATTTTCCCTTCCGGGAACACAGTTTTTCCGCCTGAATCTCCCGGGACCAGTGCTCTGATGCCTGCAAGGGACAGCTCCGCTGAGACCCCCTCAACCCAGATCATGATGGACCAACAGCAGCCTCGGGGCTTCTTCTTCTGTTTCCACCGGTGCTACTGA